The following proteins are encoded in a genomic region of Candidatus Deferrimicrobiaceae bacterium:
- a CDS encoding sensor domain-containing diguanylate cyclase, translating to MGQDLFSPLIAVVAMAGTLLGFIIGWLIRRSTQTESKTETERLLRSYQELTNDMTKTQAELQRKREIATRIPMIVRSLTGRLAITAIPSIAVRFMKEFFHASQVGFFAPARGETQLTLVEGVGFPANWKGKIRISPDDGILGMALSNRVVTTKEDHVSSKTQWPVGLNSLERNGIMPDLVAPVTMDSEVVGALVVVSSEIRLSEEIAFASMMADLLGNSFQHATTIESAEQSAAIDPLTKVYSRGYFTQRFEAELRRARNYSHPLTLLLFDIDHFKKVNDTYGHPAGDLILVKLG from the coding sequence ATGGGCCAGGACCTGTTTTCCCCACTGATAGCGGTGGTCGCCATGGCGGGGACCTTATTGGGGTTCATCATCGGATGGCTGATCCGCCGATCCACGCAGACCGAGAGCAAGACGGAAACCGAGCGTCTGCTGCGGAGCTATCAGGAACTGACCAACGATATGACCAAGACGCAGGCGGAACTCCAACGGAAGAGGGAGATCGCCACCCGGATCCCGATGATCGTGAGGAGCCTGACCGGGAGGTTGGCCATCACCGCCATACCATCGATCGCCGTCCGGTTCATGAAGGAGTTCTTCCACGCCTCCCAGGTCGGGTTCTTCGCCCCGGCCAGGGGGGAAACCCAGCTCACTCTGGTCGAGGGAGTCGGTTTCCCGGCGAACTGGAAAGGAAAGATCCGCATCAGCCCCGATGACGGAATCCTGGGGATGGCCCTTTCCAACCGGGTCGTCACCACGAAGGAAGATCACGTCTCGTCGAAAACACAATGGCCGGTGGGGTTGAACTCCCTGGAAAGGAACGGGATCATGCCGGATCTCGTGGCCCCGGTGACCATGGATTCGGAGGTCGTGGGCGCCCTCGTGGTGGTTTCGAGCGAAATCCGCCTGAGCGAGGAAATCGCCTTCGCATCGATGATGGCGGACCTGCTCGGCAACTCGTTCCAGCACGCCACGACGATCGAGTCGGCGGAGCAAAGCGCAGCGATCGACCCCCTGACCAAGGTCTACTCCCGGGGATATTTCACCCAGCGGTTCGAGGCGGAGTTGCGCCGCGCCCGGAACTACTCGCATCCCCTGACACTCCTCCTGTTCGACATCGACCACTTCAAGAAGGTCAACGACACGTACGGGCACCCGGCGGGGGACCTCATCCTGGTCAAACTGGGACA
- a CDS encoding radical SAM protein: MTDFPDIGDLPERAANLAARLSECDICPRVCRVNRKEGERGVCGVGKNAAVASFGPHFGEEAPLVGYKGSGTVFFSGCNLRCVFCQNYEISHQVEGSEESAERLAGIFLSIRSMGCHNLNLVTPTHVTPQVLEALSIAASRGLAIPVVYNCGGYESVDTLRQLEGVVDIYMPDVKFLDAEAAARYCDAPDYPEVVRAALAEMARQVGPLSLDRHGIARRGLLVRHLVMPGEASTTRQVIDFLAEGIGKDTYLNLMNQYRPCGRALEFPEIGRRTSESEWREARDYALEKGMVRLDAV, translated from the coding sequence ATGACCGATTTTCCCGACATCGGCGACCTGCCCGAACGGGCGGCGAATCTCGCCGCGAGGCTTTCGGAGTGCGACATCTGCCCCCGGGTCTGCCGGGTGAACCGGAAAGAGGGGGAACGGGGCGTCTGCGGCGTCGGGAAGAACGCCGCGGTGGCGTCGTTCGGCCCCCACTTCGGCGAGGAAGCCCCCCTGGTGGGGTACAAAGGCTCGGGGACCGTCTTCTTCTCCGGCTGCAACCTCCGGTGTGTCTTCTGCCAGAACTACGAGATCAGCCACCAGGTCGAGGGGAGCGAGGAGTCCGCGGAGAGGCTCGCCGGCATCTTCCTTTCGATCCGTTCGATGGGCTGCCACAACCTGAATTTGGTCACCCCGACGCACGTGACGCCCCAGGTCCTGGAGGCCCTGTCCATAGCCGCGTCGCGCGGGTTGGCAATCCCGGTGGTGTACAACTGCGGGGGGTACGAAAGCGTCGATACGCTGCGGCAGCTCGAGGGGGTGGTCGACATCTACATGCCCGACGTCAAGTTCCTCGACGCGGAGGCGGCGGCGCGGTACTGCGACGCCCCGGATTATCCCGAGGTGGTACGCGCGGCGCTTGCGGAGATGGCCCGTCAGGTGGGGCCTCTTTCCCTCGATCGCCACGGAATCGCCCGCCGGGGGCTTCTCGTCCGCCACCTCGTCATGCCCGGGGAGGCCTCGACGACCCGCCAAGTGATCGACTTTCTCGCCGAAGGGATCGGGAAGGACACCTACCTGAATCTGATGAACCAGTACCGCCCGTGCGGGCGGGCACTCGAGTTTCCGGAGATCGGCCGTCGCACCTCGGAAAGCGAGTGGCGGGAGGCGCGGGACTACGCCCTCGAAAAAGGGATGGTTCGCCTGGACGCAGTGTAG
- the hrcA gene encoding heat-inducible transcriptional repressor HrcA produces MTAVLDDRGAKVLRLIVEDYIESAEPVGSRTISKKMGQVLSPATIRNIMADLEEMGYLCQPHTSAGRIPTGAGFRYYVNYLLARRQLARSERDLLQQVTGEESAGADEVVRHASRLLSNLSRHACVVVVSRYLHQVLRSLGFLRASSERILLVAVLQGGWVQHRLIEGEHRLTSDELEKINAYLNEMAVGFTLPQLRVKILNEMKKEKTRYDRLMRKALLLGSKALADAVPGEVYIEGRANILEQPEFAEDVHKLKRILHAFEEKNIILRLLDAALESDAIQVSIGSENQVEDLPEIAVVASGYHQGENAMGGIGLIGPVRMDYSRVIPLVEYTARVLSSVLEQR; encoded by the coding sequence ATGACGGCAGTGCTGGATGACCGAGGAGCGAAGGTGCTTCGCCTCATCGTCGAAGATTACATCGAATCGGCGGAGCCCGTCGGCTCGCGCACCATTTCCAAGAAGATGGGGCAGGTCCTCTCGCCCGCCACGATCCGGAACATCATGGCGGACCTCGAGGAGATGGGGTACCTGTGCCAGCCCCACACCTCGGCGGGGCGCATCCCCACCGGCGCGGGCTTCCGGTATTACGTCAACTACCTCCTCGCAAGGCGCCAGCTGGCCAGGTCCGAACGCGACCTGCTCCAGCAGGTGACGGGGGAAGAGAGCGCCGGCGCGGACGAGGTGGTGCGCCACGCCAGCCGCCTTCTGTCGAACCTCTCCCGGCATGCGTGCGTGGTCGTCGTCTCCCGGTACTTGCACCAGGTGCTCCGGTCCCTCGGTTTCCTCCGCGCGTCCAGCGAAAGGATTCTGCTGGTGGCCGTGCTCCAGGGCGGCTGGGTCCAGCACCGCCTCATCGAGGGAGAGCATCGCCTCACGTCCGACGAGCTCGAAAAGATCAACGCCTACCTGAACGAGATGGCGGTGGGGTTCACCCTTCCCCAGCTTCGCGTGAAGATCCTGAACGAGATGAAGAAGGAGAAGACGCGCTACGACCGCCTGATGCGCAAGGCCCTCCTGCTCGGATCCAAGGCCCTGGCCGATGCCGTTCCCGGGGAAGTCTACATCGAGGGGCGGGCCAACATTCTCGAGCAGCCGGAGTTCGCCGAGGACGTCCATAAGCTCAAGCGGATCCTCCACGCCTTCGAGGAGAAGAATATCATCCTGCGGCTTCTCGACGCCGCGCTCGAGAGCGACGCCATCCAGGTTTCCATCGGTTCCGAGAACCAGGTGGAGGATCTGCCCGAAATCGCGGTGGTCGCCTCGGGATATCACCAGGGGGAAAACGCGATGGGAGGGATCGGGCTCATCGGCCCGGTCCGCATGGATTACTCGCGGGTCATCCCCCTCGTGGAATACACGGCCCGTGTCTTGAGCTCCGTCCTGGAGCAACGATAG
- a CDS encoding nucleotide exchange factor GrpE, translating to MTKKEKSPEQDAGEAAGEILPEAAEPGEQEVCSEPEEDELARVKSRLAYLAAEFDNYRKRAAREKEAIVSFGNERILLAILPFLDNLERAITRSRSTGEEGALSSGVRMTYDQILAELRKFGLEQISAVGEPFDPNLHEAIARVPWGGKPEGTVLDESRKGYLLNGRLLRPSQVTVAHGAPESGPPGREGGDGPGCSAQGSADGET from the coding sequence ATGACGAAGAAGGAAAAAAGTCCCGAGCAGGATGCCGGAGAGGCCGCCGGGGAGATCCTTCCGGAGGCGGCGGAACCGGGGGAGCAGGAGGTCTGCTCCGAACCGGAGGAGGATGAGCTCGCCCGCGTCAAAAGCCGGCTGGCCTACCTCGCTGCGGAGTTCGACAATTACCGCAAGCGAGCGGCCCGGGAAAAGGAGGCGATCGTCTCCTTCGGGAACGAGCGGATCCTCCTCGCGATTCTGCCTTTCCTGGACAACCTGGAGCGGGCGATCACCCGATCCCGATCCACCGGGGAGGAAGGGGCCCTCTCCTCCGGTGTCCGGATGACATACGACCAGATCCTGGCCGAGCTCCGGAAGTTCGGGCTGGAGCAGATATCCGCCGTCGGGGAGCCGTTCGACCCGAACCTGCACGAGGCGATCGCCAGGGTCCCGTGGGGGGGAAAGCCCGAAGGCACGGTTCTGGATGAGAGCCGCAAGGGGTACCTCCTGAACGGGCGTCTTCTCCGCCCTTCCCAGGTGACCGTGGCGCATGGGGCGCCGGAGTCCGGACCGCCCGGCAGGGAGGGCGGCGACGGGCCCGGCTGTTCCGCGCAGGGGAGCGCAGATGGAGAGACGTGA
- the dnaJ gene encoding molecular chaperone DnaJ — translation MERRDYYDVLGVQRTCTLEDLKRVYRKLALEYHPDRNSGNQEAEERFKEVNEAYSVLSDPQRREQYDMYGHAAPSGQGFEGFGGFGFAGVEEIFNEFFGLGSVFGGVRDRSRRGADLRYNLAVKFEEAVFGTEKEIVVPRTGSCRECSGTGAKKGTRPERCGACNGRGQVTVQQGFFSLSRTCGRCRGTGEVIKEHCPACAGSGMVQEKRPLKIKVPPGVDNETRLKLRGEGEAGRGGASAGDLYVVISVGDHPFFARKGADLFCEVPITFSQAALGSEIEVPTLSGRKKITIPPGTPSGHEFVIRGEGVTVINSHRRGNLVVRVLIDVPKKLTKRQKELLAEFQQICEHSPGSASRTFFEKVKEIFG, via the coding sequence ATGGAGAGACGTGATTACTACGATGTGCTCGGCGTGCAGAGGACCTGCACCCTCGAGGACCTGAAGAGGGTCTACCGGAAGCTCGCCCTCGAATACCACCCGGACCGCAACTCCGGCAACCAGGAGGCCGAGGAGCGTTTCAAGGAGGTCAACGAGGCCTACTCCGTCCTCTCCGACCCGCAGAGAAGGGAGCAGTACGACATGTACGGCCACGCGGCGCCGTCCGGCCAGGGGTTCGAGGGGTTCGGGGGATTCGGCTTCGCAGGCGTGGAGGAGATCTTCAACGAGTTCTTCGGGCTCGGGTCCGTTTTCGGCGGGGTCCGCGACCGGTCCCGCCGGGGGGCGGACCTCCGGTACAACCTCGCCGTCAAGTTCGAGGAGGCGGTGTTCGGGACCGAGAAGGAGATCGTGGTCCCCCGGACCGGGTCCTGCCGGGAGTGCTCGGGGACGGGGGCGAAGAAGGGGACCCGCCCGGAAAGGTGCGGCGCATGCAACGGCCGCGGGCAGGTGACCGTCCAGCAGGGGTTTTTCTCCCTTTCCCGGACGTGCGGGCGGTGCCGCGGCACGGGCGAGGTGATCAAGGAGCACTGTCCCGCATGCGCCGGAAGCGGGATGGTCCAGGAAAAGAGGCCGCTCAAGATCAAGGTGCCCCCCGGGGTGGACAACGAGACCCGCCTGAAACTGCGGGGAGAGGGGGAGGCCGGGCGCGGAGGCGCCTCCGCGGGAGACCTCTACGTCGTGATCTCGGTGGGGGACCATCCGTTCTTCGCGAGGAAGGGGGCGGACCTGTTCTGCGAGGTGCCGATCACCTTCTCGCAGGCGGCCCTCGGGAGCGAGATCGAGGTGCCCACGCTCTCCGGCAGGAAAAAGATCACCATCCCTCCGGGTACGCCGTCCGGGCACGAGTTCGTCATCCGGGGAGAGGGGGTCACGGTCATCAATTCCCACCGCAGGGGGAACCTCGTGGTGCGCGTCCTGATCGACGTGCCGAAGAAACTGACGAAGCGTCAGAAGGAACTGCTGGCCGAGTTCCAGCAGATCTGCGAGCATTCGCCGGGGTCCGCATCCCGGACCTTTTTCGAGAAGGTCAAGGAGATCTTCGGTTGA
- a CDS encoding ABC transporter substrate-binding protein: MGPARRARAFPGLAFLILALLLTPARGEEPPPFLGSLSDTVPVERPAGTTVGKGGTPGGIVPLALLRNAETEFRSGDPAKALSLFLDLAYNFSDDERKGFVWMRVADLLLARQEFRQALDAADKAVLLSRARFLVLSAMDRKFRIYRELRWDTEARQAAAYLLDQGYIDADSSELLSGMARADAREGKISLALSEYTRAISSAADPGVTRRLADERNALIDGLADIPALWDAAQSEENSEIRAHLYLHLGRLAVRRGFSGMGAFALERASRTGGASGEEAARQVSRLEKFLGSRPKIAGLVPLSGKYADLGFAVLCGAEVAIRRSRSQEAEPLSPVLRWMDTEGQPGRARVLFQMAFAERSVIGFIGPLTGEEGHSVSAVFDPKSPPVLYLGQKTIPEKPFLYSFGLTPRQEARAVLSHLARKGRNDLILFHPDNGYGRGFADAVAAAAGETGVRVGRTVSYSPETSDFTGVIRKAVGNAAFSRFSSGKEKGAAMKLPQDAILIADRWEKVFLLASQLRFYNIYLPLAGFSGWNNEELLGKAKDAVNGSVFSVDYAGGGAGSPGEMFRKEYEEALGRSPSRFEAMGYDAALLLAESSRLEAANDSRPAEEETRGKIVRLRTFRGVTGTFQFGPAGEVRRKVSLLAVELGNFIPVPEP, translated from the coding sequence GTGGGTCCGGCGCGACGGGCGCGCGCCTTCCCCGGCCTGGCCTTCCTCATTTTGGCTCTCCTCCTGACGCCGGCGCGCGGGGAGGAGCCGCCGCCCTTTCTGGGGTCGCTTTCCGATACGGTGCCGGTGGAACGCCCGGCCGGGACGACGGTCGGGAAGGGAGGAACCCCGGGGGGGATCGTTCCCCTGGCCCTCCTTCGGAACGCCGAGACGGAATTCCGGTCCGGGGACCCCGCCAAGGCACTCTCCCTGTTTCTCGACCTCGCGTACAACTTTTCCGACGACGAGCGCAAGGGGTTCGTCTGGATGAGGGTCGCCGACCTGCTCCTGGCGAGGCAGGAGTTCCGGCAGGCCCTCGACGCGGCGGACAAGGCGGTCCTTCTGTCCCGGGCGCGCTTCCTCGTTCTCTCCGCGATGGATCGGAAGTTCCGGATCTACCGGGAATTGCGATGGGATACCGAGGCCCGCCAGGCCGCGGCGTATCTATTGGACCAGGGATACATCGACGCGGACTCGTCGGAACTCCTTTCGGGGATGGCCCGCGCGGACGCCCGGGAAGGAAAGATCTCCCTGGCGCTGTCCGAATACACCCGGGCGATCTCCTCGGCGGCCGATCCCGGGGTCACCCGGCGTCTCGCGGACGAACGGAACGCCCTGATCGACGGGTTGGCGGACATCCCGGCGCTCTGGGATGCCGCGCAGTCGGAGGAGAATTCCGAGATCCGGGCCCACCTGTACCTGCATCTCGGCCGGCTGGCGGTCCGGAGAGGGTTTTCCGGTATGGGAGCCTTCGCCCTGGAGAGGGCATCCCGCACCGGAGGGGCATCGGGCGAGGAAGCGGCCCGGCAGGTGTCCCGCCTGGAGAAGTTCCTCGGTTCCCGGCCGAAGATCGCGGGGCTCGTCCCCTTGAGCGGGAAGTACGCGGACCTGGGGTTCGCCGTGCTCTGCGGGGCGGAAGTGGCGATCCGCCGCTCGCGCAGCCAGGAGGCGGAGCCCCTGTCTCCGGTGCTGCGCTGGATGGACACGGAAGGACAGCCCGGGAGGGCCCGCGTGCTGTTCCAGATGGCCTTCGCCGAGAGGTCCGTGATCGGGTTCATCGGGCCGCTCACGGGGGAGGAAGGGCATTCGGTGAGCGCCGTCTTCGATCCGAAGTCTCCCCCGGTCCTCTACCTGGGGCAGAAGACGATCCCGGAGAAGCCGTTCCTCTACTCGTTCGGGCTCACCCCGAGGCAGGAGGCGCGCGCGGTCCTGTCCCATCTGGCGAGGAAAGGGAGAAACGACCTGATCCTTTTCCACCCGGATAACGGCTATGGCCGCGGGTTCGCGGACGCGGTGGCCGCCGCAGCCGGGGAGACGGGCGTCCGGGTGGGCAGGACGGTTTCCTACAGCCCGGAAACCAGCGATTTCACGGGCGTGATACGCAAGGCGGTGGGAAACGCCGCCTTCTCCCGCTTTTCCTCCGGGAAGGAGAAGGGTGCGGCGATGAAACTGCCGCAGGATGCGATCCTCATCGCGGACCGTTGGGAAAAGGTGTTTCTCCTCGCCTCCCAACTCCGGTTCTACAACATCTACCTTCCCCTGGCCGGCTTTTCGGGGTGGAACAACGAGGAACTGCTCGGGAAGGCCAAGGATGCCGTGAACGGCTCCGTGTTCTCCGTGGACTACGCCGGCGGGGGGGCGGGGTCTCCGGGAGAGATGTTCCGGAAGGAGTACGAGGAGGCGCTGGGACGCAGCCCCTCCCGCTTCGAGGCGATGGGGTATGACGCCGCCCTTCTTCTGGCGGAATCGTCCCGCCTCGAGGCCGCGAACGATTCCCGTCCGGCGGAAGAGGAAACCCGCGGGAAGATCGTCCGGTTACGGACATTCCGGGGGGTCACCGGAACGTTCCAGTTCGGGCCCGCCGGAGAGGTGCGCCGGAAGGTTTCCCTCCTGGCCGTGGAACTCGGGAACTTCATCCCGGTCCCGGAGCCCTAG
- a CDS encoding ATP-dependent DNA helicase — protein sequence MRNRFEEEVRDVFAAGGPLARALAGFEPRPGQLRLALAWAGALARGETLVAEAGTGSGKTLAYLIPSVLSGRKTVVSTGTKTLQQQIVENDVPLVRETLRSSFSCVVVKGRGNYLCRRRWKRFAAEPLFEFPGEAGHYERMRRFAETTRIGDISECPGIPDDFHAWSEVNARSEMCDPSSCPETERCFLAEVRRRAQSADLVVVNHHLYFADLSIRRKREGAPDPSGRGGMGRGGEVLPPADAVIFDEAHGIEEVASSFFGVSVSLARALELFRDLTRAARRDEKGWRLIPPAAEEFRRTADALFRSAGSGEGRFFLPRPGADRIFDRLSADLLRTGEELSRALSSTPGTLFLDEDSAGEAEALLRRVDSFAGDFGLLRESDPATAVAWGERRGNAVSLQRTPVEVSPFLAEGLWSGGFPVLLTSATLSVSGTFSYFRKRVGLAEVAAKELIVDNEFDFAGKALVYVPAGLPDPGDEGFPASAAREIAEILGLSGGGGLVLCTSYRTLGALVEGLRGIWPHPLLVQGEAPRTHLLKAFREDADTVLIGTGTFWEGIDVPGESLRCVVIDKLPFAPPNDPVVTARIQAIREKEGDPFYDYQVPEAVLALRQGIGRLLRRYDDFGVIALLDHRVITRGYGAIFRDNLPAMPWTRDRTVVSEFFRRFREGREGGRERKRR from the coding sequence ATGAGGAACCGGTTCGAAGAGGAGGTAAGGGATGTCTTCGCCGCAGGCGGCCCGCTCGCCCGCGCGCTTGCCGGGTTCGAGCCGAGGCCCGGCCAGTTGCGGCTGGCCCTGGCCTGGGCGGGCGCTCTCGCCCGCGGGGAGACCCTGGTGGCGGAGGCGGGGACCGGCAGCGGGAAAACGCTTGCCTACCTGATCCCCTCCGTCCTGTCGGGGCGCAAGACGGTCGTTTCCACGGGGACGAAGACGCTCCAGCAGCAGATCGTCGAAAACGACGTCCCCCTCGTCCGGGAGACGCTGCGGTCCTCCTTTTCCTGCGTCGTGGTGAAAGGCCGCGGGAATTATCTCTGCCGCCGCCGGTGGAAGCGCTTCGCCGCCGAGCCGCTCTTCGAGTTTCCCGGGGAGGCGGGGCACTACGAGAGAATGCGCCGTTTCGCCGAGACGACGCGGATTGGGGATATCTCCGAATGCCCGGGCATTCCCGACGATTTTCACGCATGGTCGGAGGTCAACGCCCGGAGCGAGATGTGCGACCCCTCGTCCTGCCCGGAAACCGAGCGGTGCTTCCTCGCGGAAGTCCGTCGCCGCGCCCAGTCGGCGGACCTGGTGGTGGTGAACCACCACCTCTACTTTGCCGATCTGTCGATCCGGAGGAAGAGGGAGGGGGCGCCGGACCCGTCCGGGAGAGGGGGGATGGGCCGGGGCGGGGAAGTCCTCCCCCCGGCCGACGCCGTGATTTTCGACGAGGCCCACGGCATCGAGGAGGTCGCTTCCTCATTTTTCGGAGTGTCCGTCTCGCTCGCCCGGGCCCTGGAACTGTTCCGGGATCTCACTCGCGCCGCCCGGAGGGATGAGAAGGGGTGGCGGCTTATTCCTCCCGCCGCGGAGGAGTTCCGGAGGACCGCCGATGCGCTGTTCCGCTCGGCGGGAAGCGGCGAGGGAAGGTTCTTTCTCCCGCGGCCGGGTGCGGACCGGATCTTCGACCGGCTCTCCGCGGATCTCCTGCGGACGGGGGAGGAGCTGTCCCGGGCCCTCTCCTCCACTCCGGGAACCCTGTTCCTGGACGAGGATTCGGCGGGGGAGGCGGAGGCCCTCCTGCGCAGGGTCGATTCCTTCGCGGGGGACTTCGGGCTCCTCCGCGAATCGGATCCGGCGACCGCCGTGGCGTGGGGGGAACGCCGGGGGAACGCCGTGTCGCTGCAGCGAACTCCCGTCGAGGTCTCGCCCTTTCTCGCCGAAGGGTTGTGGAGCGGGGGCTTCCCGGTCCTGTTGACCTCGGCGACCCTGTCCGTTTCCGGGACCTTTTCCTATTTCCGGAAACGGGTGGGCCTTGCCGAGGTTGCCGCAAAGGAACTGATCGTGGATAATGAGTTTGACTTCGCTGGAAAAGCGCTGGTTTACGTGCCTGCCGGCCTTCCCGATCCCGGCGACGAGGGGTTTCCGGCTTCCGCGGCCAGGGAAATCGCGGAGATCCTGGGTTTGTCCGGCGGCGGCGGGCTCGTTCTCTGCACGAGTTACCGGACGCTCGGCGCGCTGGTGGAGGGATTGAGGGGGATATGGCCTCACCCGCTGCTCGTCCAGGGAGAGGCCCCCCGAACGCACCTCCTCAAGGCGTTCCGGGAGGATGCGGACACGGTCCTGATCGGTACCGGGACGTTCTGGGAGGGGATCGACGTTCCCGGCGAGTCGCTTCGCTGCGTGGTGATCGACAAACTCCCCTTCGCCCCGCCGAACGACCCGGTGGTGACGGCCCGTATCCAGGCGATCCGGGAGAAGGAGGGGGACCCCTTTTACGACTACCAGGTCCCCGAGGCGGTGCTGGCGCTGCGGCAGGGGATCGGGCGTCTGTTGCGGAGATATGACGATTTCGGGGTGATCGCCCTCCTCGACCACAGGGTGATCACGAGAGGATACGGGGCGATCTTCCGGGATAACCTCCCCGCGATGCCTTGGACCCGCGACCGGACCGTGGTGTCGGAGTTCTTCCGTCGTTTCCGGGAGGGACGGGAAGGGGGCAGGGAGAGGAAAAGGCGATGA
- the galU gene encoding UTP--glucose-1-phosphate uridylyltransferase GalU, which yields MIRKAVFPAAGFGTRFLPATKASPKEMLPLVDKPLIQHGVEEARAAGIRDMIIVTGRGKHAIEDHFDVAYELEDLLQKKGDGAQLAIVRAITDLADFFYVRQHMPLGLGHAVLRTMDIVGEEPFAVVLADDVIDSKVPVLRQMIDVYERYSADSVLAIQRVPRDQVSRYGIIKGKRVAEGVYEVLDLVEKPKPAKAPSDLAIIGRYILSPAIFPALVATRPGAGGEIQLTDALRSLVARERMLGYEFEGVRYDAGNKLGFLMANIAFALKDPELGPGLRAFLAKERKR from the coding sequence ATGATACGAAAGGCGGTATTTCCGGCGGCGGGTTTCGGAACGCGGTTCCTTCCGGCCACGAAGGCTTCTCCCAAGGAGATGCTGCCTCTCGTGGACAAGCCGCTCATCCAGCACGGCGTGGAGGAGGCGCGAGCCGCCGGCATCCGGGACATGATCATCGTGACCGGCCGGGGAAAGCACGCGATCGAGGATCACTTCGACGTCGCCTACGAGCTGGAGGACCTTCTCCAGAAGAAGGGGGACGGCGCGCAGCTCGCCATCGTCCGGGCGATCACGGACCTGGCCGACTTCTTCTACGTGAGGCAGCACATGCCTCTCGGCCTGGGGCACGCCGTCCTGCGGACCATGGACATCGTCGGGGAGGAGCCGTTCGCCGTCGTCCTCGCCGACGACGTGATCGACTCGAAGGTCCCCGTGCTCCGCCAGATGATCGACGTCTACGAGAGATACAGCGCCGACTCGGTCCTCGCGATCCAGCGGGTGCCCCGGGATCAAGTCTCGCGGTACGGCATCATAAAGGGAAAGAGAGTCGCGGAAGGGGTGTACGAGGTGCTGGACTTGGTCGAGAAGCCGAAGCCCGCCAAGGCGCCGTCGGACCTGGCGATCATCGGCCGGTACATCCTCTCTCCCGCCATCTTTCCCGCTCTGGTGGCGACCCGTCCCGGCGCGGGGGGGGAGATCCAGCTCACCGACGCGCTCCGATCGCTGGTCGCCCGGGAACGGATGCTCGGGTACGAGTTCGAGGGGGTTCGGTACGACGCGGGGAACAAGCTCGGTTTCCTGATGGCCAACATCGCATTCGCCCTGAAGGACCCGGAGTTGGGGCCGGGCCTGCGCGCCTTCCTTGCCAAGGAGAGAAAGAGATGA